The sequence GGGTGTTCGATGACGAACGGGCGGTCCAGAGCGGCCAGTACGGGGGGAATCCAGTCCAGTCGCTCGGCGCGGATCCGGACGCGGATCCATCCGGTGGGTGTGGGTTCGTCGGCCGGTGTTGGGTGGGCCGGGTGGTGGTCGGAGCGGGGCCGGACGGTGTCGGCCGCCGGGTCGGTGTCGTCGGGTGCCGGGCCCGTGCCGGCCGTCGGGCCGCCGTCGGCCGTCGGCTCGGTGTCGTCGGGTGCCGCCGTCGCCGGGATCGTGGACAGGGTGGCGATGTCGGCCGGGAGATGGCGGCGGAGGTGCTGGACGCTGTCGTGGACGCGCAGCGACACCTCGTGTCTCCAGGGGGTCCGCGCGAGGCTGTCCAGGACCGTGGCCACCGGGTCGAAGGCCGCCGGGACGGCGAACGAGCCGGAGAGCGAGCCGGGCTGCACGGTGGCGGCGCTGATCCGGTCCAGCCGGAAGGTCCGCACTTCCCCCTCCCCGGCGGCCGGGTCCGCGCCGGTCAGGTACCAGCGTCCGGAATGCGCCACCAGGCCGTAGGGCAGGACGGTGCGGTCGCTGCGGTGGCCCTTCCGGTCGGTGTAGGTGATCGCCACCGGCCGCTGATGGAGTGCGGCCTCGGCAAGTCCCAGCAGCACGCCCGCTTCCGGTGCGGCGGCGGGGCGGGGCCGCGCGGTGAAACCGGCCGTCGCCGGCAGCGCCGCCAGCCGTTGCCCCAAGGCCTTCGGCAGTACCCGTCGCAGCTTTGCCGCGGCGCTCTCGCTCGCCGCGGCGGAGGTGCCGACCAGCCCGGCCCGCTGTGCGGCCAGGAGGCTGAGCAGAACGGCCAGGGCCTCGTCCTCGGTGAGCATCAGCGGGGGCATCCGGTAGCCGGGGGCGAGCCGGTAACCGCCGTAGCGGCCACGCACGGAGTCGACGGGCACGCCGAGCTCCAGCAGGTGGCCGGCGTAGCGGCGGACGGTGCGTTCGTCGACGCCGAGGCGGGCGGCCAGGTCGGGAACGGTGCGGGTGCCGCCCCCTTGCAGGATTTCCAGCAGGGCGAGCACCCGGGTGGTCGATGTGGTCACTTCGGCAAGTCTGCTGCATATACCGGGCGGGTTCTGTCCGGTATGGGTTCTAGCGTGCGAGGCGTTCCTTCATCCCGCGTCATCTGACAGACGCGTCACCTCTGACAGGCGCGTCACCTCTGGCGGACGCGTCACTTCTGACAGGAAGTCCCCCGATGAATCTGGTTTCGCTCCGTGTGATCACCCATGACGTCGCTCGCCTCGTCGCGTTCTACGAACAGGTCACCGGCGTTCCGGCGACCTGGTCGACCCCCGAGTTCGCCGAGCTCGTGACGGAGTCGGGCACGCTTGCGCTCGCAAGTGAGCGCACGGTGGCGCTGTTCGGCGCCGGCAGCGCCCGGCCGGCCGCCAATCGCACGGTGATCACCGAGTTCCGCGTCGCCGACGTCGACGCGGAGTACGAGCGTCTGACGCCCCTCTGCGATGAGTTCGTCCAGAAGCCGACGACGATGCCGTGGGGCAACCGCTCGCTCCTCTTCCGGGATCCCGACGGGAATCTGATCAATTTCTTCACGCCCGTCACTCCCGAGGCGGTACGGCGGCAGGAGCGCTGAGGCAAGGCCCCTGAGGGGGAGCCCCGGGGGAGTGATCCACCACGCGGCCGGGCGTGGATAGCGCGGCAAGGGGCGGGTACCGGGCAGATCGAAGATCCGGACCGGGCGGACCTTGAGGAAGCGGAGGACTGGCGTGGCCGATGGTGTCGTCGAGCGGCGGAAGGAGCCGGCCGGACACGGCCGCCTCTCCAGGATGGGGCAGTGGTGGCGACGGGCCCTGGGCTCGGAGGGGTACGAGCGCCACACGGTGCTGCTCATCGGCAAGAGCACCGTGGCCGCCACCCTCGCCTGGATCATCTCCTTCTACCTGCTGAACGCACAGTCGCCGGCCTTCGCGCCGTTCTCGGCGGTGCTGATCATGCAGGTGACCGTCTACCAGTCACTGCTGCAGTCCTCGCGCTATGTGGCTGCCGTGGCGGTGGGCGTCGCGGTGCAGGCAGCCCTGGGCTTTCTCGGCGGCCCCGAGTTGCTGACCTTCGCGCTGGTGGCGTTGGTGGCGCTCACCATCGGCCGGTGGCCCGCGCTCGGTTCGCAAGGCTCCCAGGTGGCCACCGCGGCGTTCTTCGCCTTCTCCACCTATATCTCCGCCACCTCGGACCTGGAGAAGGTCACCCAGCTCGGGCAGATCATCCTGCTGGTCCTCATCGGCTGCGGAATCGGCGTCCTGGTCAACGTCGCCGTGGTGCCACCCCTGCGCTACCGCAGCGCCGAACACGGTATCCACACCCTGGCCCATGCCCTCGCCGACCTGGTCGGCGATATGCACCCCGCGCTGCGCGCACACGAGGTCGACCCGGAGCGCACCGGACAGTGGCGCAGCCGGGCCCAGCGGACGGAAGGGCTGGTCACCCAGGCGAGGGCAGGCCTGCACACCGCGCAGGAGAGCCTGCACTACAACCCGCGCCGACTGCTCCGCCGCCACCGCGGGCGTACCGGCTTCGAGGGCTACGACGCGGTTCTGGCGGCGCTGGAGCGCGTGCTGTACCAAATGGGGTCCCTGACGCGGAGCCTGGACCGGTGGAGCGAGGACGAGAGCAGCCCTCGCTACGGGACCTTCCTGGAGTGCTACGCCGACTTCCTGGCATCCGTCTGCGAGATCACCGAGGTCCTGGCCGGTCTCGACGAGGACAAGCTGAACGACCAGGCTCCGCAGCTGTGCCGGCTGGCGGACCGGGCCCAGCAGTGCCGCCGGCGGGTGACCGAACAGGCCGAGCACGACGGCCTGCCGCTGGCCGACCCGGCCCGCCCCTACGGCGTACTGGTCATCGAGGCCACCCGTCTCATGGAGGAGTTCCAGTACACCTGTGACGTGCTCCAGCACCACGTTGACCACTGAGGACGGTGGGGCCCCGGGCTCCCACCGCTCGGGGAGACACCTCCCTACGGCCTCCTCCGCTCCGCTTCGCCCGCCGCCCCGGGTAGCACGGCCGTCACGGGGCACACGCCTCTGCGTCGACGTGACCGCGGGAGCGGTCGATCCCCGTAAGGCACAGGGAAAGGAAGACGCGTGTCGGTCAAGGTTTCTGATTACGTCCTGCAACGGCTGCGTGAGTGGGATGTCGAACATGTCTTCTCCTACGCCGGTGACGGCATCAACGGGCTGCTGGCCGCCTGGGAGCGCGCGGACAACAAGCCGGTATTCGTCCAGGCGCGGCACGAGGAGATGGCCGCGTTCGAAGCCGTCGGATACGCGAAGTTCTCCGGCAAGGTCGGGGTGTGCGCGGCGACGTCCGGGCCCGGTGCGATCCATCTGCTCAACGGCCTCTACGACGCGAAGCTCGACCACGTGCCGGTGGTGGCGATCGTCGGACAGACGCACCGCAGCGCGATGGGCGGCTCCTACCAGCAGGAAGTCGACCTGATGAGCCTCTACAAGGACGTCGCCTCCGACTTCTGCGAGACGGTCACCGTCCCCGAGCAGTTGCCCAACGTCCTCGACCGCGCCCTGCGCACCGCCTACGCACGGCGGACCGTGACCGCGGTGATCCTTCCCGCCGATGTGCAGGAGCTGGACTACAGCCCGCCCACGCACGCCTTCAAGATGGTCCCTTCCAGCCTCGGTGTCGCCTCTTACGCCCCCGTTCCGGCGGACGAGGACCTCACCAGGGCCGCCGAGGTGCTGAACTCCGGGGAGAAGGTCGCCGTACTGATCGGCCAGGGCGCACGGGGGGCCCGGGCCGAGGTCGAGGAACTGGCCGATGTCCTCGGCGCCGGCGTGGCCAAGGCCCTCCTGGGCAAGGACGCACTGTCCGACGAACTGCCGTATGTGACCGGTGCGATCGGCTTGCTGGGCACCCGCCCCTCCTATGAGCTGATGCGGGACTGCGACACCCTGCTGGTCGTGGGCTCCAGCTTCCCCTACTCCCAGTTCCTGCCGGAGTTCGGCCAGGCCCGTGCCGTCCAGATCGATATCGACCCGCACATGGTGGGCCTGCGCTACCCCTTCGAGGTCAACCTCGTCGGGGATGCACGCGCGACCCTCACGGCACTGCTGCCGCAGCTCACACGCAAAAAGCACGGAGCATGGCGGAAGAAGATCGAGAAGGACACCGCCCGCTGGTGGGAGGTGATGGAGGGACGTGCCGCGGTGGACGCGGAACCGATCAATCCCGAATATGTCGTGCACGCCCTGGACGCCCTCCTGCCGGACGACGTCATCCTGGCCGCCGACTCCGGCTCGGCCGCCAACTGGTACGCGCGGCACCTGCGCATGCGCGGCACGATGCGCGGCTCCCTCTCCGGCACCCTCGCGACCATGGGTCCTGGCGTGCCCTACGTCATCGGCGCCAAGTTCGCCCATCCGGAGCGGCCCGCTCTGGCCCTCGTCGGCGACGGCGCCATGCAGATGAACGGCATGGCCGAACTCATCACCGCCGCCAAGTACTGGAAGGACTGGCGCAACCCGCAGCTCATCATCGCGGTGCTCAACAACCTGGACCTCAACCAGGTGACGTGGGAGATGCGGGCCATGTCGGGTGCCCCGCAGTTCCTGCCCTCACAGGCGCTGCCGGACGTGCCCTACGCCGATTTCGCCCGCTCCATCGGACTCGGGGGAGTCCGGGTGGAGAAGCCCGGCGAGGTCGAGGGGGCATGGCGCACCGCCCTGGACGCCGACCGGCCGTTCGTCCTCGACTTCCGTACCGATCCGGCCGTACCGCCGATCCCCCCGCACGCCGACCTCGACCAGATCGAGGCCACGGCCGCCGCCATCGTCAAGGGCGACAGCGACCGCGGCGGCATGATCCGCCAGGGGATCAAGGCCAAGATCCAGGAAATGCTCCCCGGCCACCACCACAGGGAGGCCCGGCCCGCGGCCCGGGACGACGAGTAGCAGCCATCCACGGGAACCCGGAAAGGCAGGCGGTTATCCCGGTATGTACCGGCTGATATTCCTCACACTCCTCCTGTTCGCCGCGACGGCGTCGGTGATCCTGGCAGCGGTGACGTCCCTCTGGTGGTGGCTGCCGGCGAGTGTGCTGCTGTTGTTGGCGGCGACCGGCATGTGGGACCTGCTGCAGCGCCGGCACTCGGTGCTGCGCAACTATCCGGTGCTGGGGCATCTGCGCTACCTGTTGGAATCCATCCGCCCCGAGTTGCAGCAGTACTTCGTCGAGCGGAATACCGACGGCCGCCCCTACGACCGCGACGTACGCAGCATCGTCTACCAGCGGGCCAAGGGCACCGAGGCCGAGGAGGCCTTCGGCACCGAACGCGATGTCTACGAGCCCGGTGCGGAATTCCTGGTGCCCTCCATGGTCCCGGAACCGGTGCCCGGGCAGGCCCCGGTGGTCCGGGTCGGCGGGCCCGGCTGCACGCAGCCCTATGACATGGCACTGCTCAATGTCTCCGCGATGAGC is a genomic window of Streptomyces sp. Edi2 containing:
- a CDS encoding WYL domain-containing protein; the protein is MTTSTTRVLALLEILQGGGTRTVPDLAARLGVDERTVRRYAGHLLELGVPVDSVRGRYGGYRLAPGYRMPPLMLTEDEALAVLLSLLAAQRAGLVGTSAAASESAAAKLRRVLPKALGQRLAALPATAGFTARPRPAAAPEAGVLLGLAEAALHQRPVAITYTDRKGHRSDRTVLPYGLVAHSGRWYLTGADPAAGEGEVRTFRLDRISAATVQPGSLSGSFAVPAAFDPVATVLDSLARTPWRHEVSLRVHDSVQHLRRHLPADIATLSTIPATAAPDDTEPTADGGPTAGTGPAPDDTDPAADTVRPRSDHHPAHPTPADEPTPTGWIRVRIRAERLDWIPPVLAALDRPFVIEHPAELRARVQALAHRLGTYAAAGEEPPPPPEAG
- a CDS encoding VOC family protein gives rise to the protein MNLVSLRVITHDVARLVAFYEQVTGVPATWSTPEFAELVTESGTLALASERTVALFGAGSARPAANRTVITEFRVADVDAEYERLTPLCDEFVQKPTTMPWGNRSLLFRDPDGNLINFFTPVTPEAVRRQER
- a CDS encoding aromatic acid exporter family protein, coding for MGQWWRRALGSEGYERHTVLLIGKSTVAATLAWIISFYLLNAQSPAFAPFSAVLIMQVTVYQSLLQSSRYVAAVAVGVAVQAALGFLGGPELLTFALVALVALTIGRWPALGSQGSQVATAAFFAFSTYISATSDLEKVTQLGQIILLVLIGCGIGVLVNVAVVPPLRYRSAEHGIHTLAHALADLVGDMHPALRAHEVDPERTGQWRSRAQRTEGLVTQARAGLHTAQESLHYNPRRLLRRHRGRTGFEGYDAVLAALERVLYQMGSLTRSLDRWSEDESSPRYGTFLECYADFLASVCEITEVLAGLDEDKLNDQAPQLCRLADRAQQCRRRVTEQAEHDGLPLADPARPYGVLVIEATRLMEEFQYTCDVLQHHVDH
- a CDS encoding thiamine pyrophosphate-requiring protein, producing the protein MSVKVSDYVLQRLREWDVEHVFSYAGDGINGLLAAWERADNKPVFVQARHEEMAAFEAVGYAKFSGKVGVCAATSGPGAIHLLNGLYDAKLDHVPVVAIVGQTHRSAMGGSYQQEVDLMSLYKDVASDFCETVTVPEQLPNVLDRALRTAYARRTVTAVILPADVQELDYSPPTHAFKMVPSSLGVASYAPVPADEDLTRAAEVLNSGEKVAVLIGQGARGARAEVEELADVLGAGVAKALLGKDALSDELPYVTGAIGLLGTRPSYELMRDCDTLLVVGSSFPYSQFLPEFGQARAVQIDIDPHMVGLRYPFEVNLVGDARATLTALLPQLTRKKHGAWRKKIEKDTARWWEVMEGRAAVDAEPINPEYVVHALDALLPDDVILAADSGSAANWYARHLRMRGTMRGSLSGTLATMGPGVPYVIGAKFAHPERPALALVGDGAMQMNGMAELITAAKYWKDWRNPQLIIAVLNNLDLNQVTWEMRAMSGAPQFLPSQALPDVPYADFARSIGLGGVRVEKPGEVEGAWRTALDADRPFVLDFRTDPAVPPIPPHADLDQIEATAAAIVKGDSDRGGMIRQGIKAKIQEMLPGHHHREARPAARDDE